From the Coffea eugenioides isolate CCC68of chromosome 1, Ceug_1.0, whole genome shotgun sequence genome, the window TTGTTTCCCCACCAAAACTTGGCCATCGTGCCACTCAGTTCTTTGCATAGTCCATTTGAAAGCTTGAAAGCAGACATGGTGTAGGATGGCAGTGCTAGTGCAACAGATTTGAGGAGGACTTCTTTGCCCACATTGCTCAGCATTTTTCCTTTCCATCCTTGTAGCTTACCTGTCATTTTATCCTTGAGGAATCTAAAGGTGCTGTTCTTGGATCTTCCTATAACCATAGGAAGTCCAAGATATTTTGCTTGGGTTACATGCTAGGTGTTGccaaaaatttggagcacaTCATGTTTGTTTGCTTGGGTGGTGTTTCTATTAAAAAGGACAATAAACTTTTCAATGTTGATTTTTTGACTTGAAGCTTGTTCATAGACCTGAAGAATCCTAGTGATCTCCCTAGCTTCCTAAGCATTGGCTTTGCAATATTTCAATGAATCATCGGCAAAAACTAAATGAGATATAGCAGGGCCCTTTCTAGAGATTTTTATTCCAGTAATTATCCTTTCATGCAATTAGGATTCAAAAGACTAGCTAGATCTTCAACACAGAAAAAGAACAAGTAGGGGGATAGTAGGTCTCCGTGGCGGATACCTCTGGATGGACAAACATAGCCTAACTTATTCCTATTGATGTTAAAGGGGTAAGAATAGGAAGACAAGCATCCCTTGATCCACAAAGGACAAAAACCCATTTTATTAAGGACACAAAGCCAAGACTTCCATTCTTCCCTCATAGGCTTTAGACATGTCCAATTTAAGAGCCACTTACCCCTCCTTACCACCCCTCTTATGGTTAATCCGATGAATATGTTCATGGGCAATAATCAAAGCTCCATTTGGATtccttattttttgaaaaacaagtttttcatatacaatactGCACTACAcacacaaacaaaaataactccaaaaaCATTGGCTGCGTTTGGATTCCctgtttttgggggtgtttttgaaaaacaatacTGTAGCAGTTTTTTAAAAACACGCATTGTCGTTTGGattgttgtttttgaaaaactcttattttttgaaaaacacatgcgtttggattgagctgtttttgaaaaacagcTTCGTTTGGATTAGAtgtttttttgggattttttaaaaataaaactttactgtagcagagtttttagagcaTATTTTGGATTGGGTgttggaaaatattttgaaatatttaagaatagaaaagtttttaaaaaatattgtGAGATAcattcttgaaatttttttttaaaaaataaaactaattttttgattaccttttatagtactttttaaaaatttttattgtatttcaaaaactagtttatGTGTAACACCCCCAAAACAGGGGATCTAAGGGTCCAAATGTGTAATTGGCCAATACGTTCGCTATGTTTGCAAAATAATGGCCATTAAATTATGTCCCCTCCCGCAATTTCCTAAAGTAGTTGGCAAAGTTTCAACCAAATTTTGCACTGTAAAAAATTTGCCTAGAACTTAACTCGGTCATGACTTATTCGTACGTCACCATTCACAAACTCACGTGAACTAAACCGGCAAACTGAGGTTGTAGAGCAAAGTATGAGTCCGCAAATATAATTCAAAGGTGCAAATCCCTGGACAAGCAATAACACAATTAACTGGAGCCAAATTAAAAGTAATCCCTCATTCACCAGGAACGTGAATTAAACATTTAAGTTCAAATCGGAAGCTGATTTAACACACTTTTGGTCCTAGGCCAAGCACTAGGAGCCTAGTTATTAGCATTCACATACATGTGCGCCGCCATTGCCCGCCGATCTTCATTCCAGTTATCTATGCCCTGCTGCGACATATCGATAGGTTGACCCATCTGCACTTGTTCCCCTGCTATGTGTGCATCTGCAAAGGCACCATTTATCGCTTCTTCATTGAAGTACTCATCATTCGGCACATAATCGCGCATAAAATTGTGAAGAGCACAACATGCAAGCACAATATTATTTTGCGTTGCTATCAGGTAGTTCTGCATTGGACCTTTGAGTATTGGAAATCGCTTCTTAAGAACTCCAAATGTACGCTCAATAATATTCCTAACTGATGCATGTCGCCTATTGAACAGCGCTTTAGCTGCTCGCTCATGAGGTGTGCCCCGTGCACCCCTAAACGGAGCCATAAACCCCGGCATATTTCTGTAGGCAGCATCTACTGCATAATATTTTCCTGTTGATTTAATGACATAGGTTTCATGTTATAGCCCCTACTCATTTATTACGGAAACAAATGCTGTAAATAATCtgtcaaatacaaaagagactATTTCCTACTGCCTTGTATTATAAAAGTAATTCGTTACCAGACATATTCTAAAAAGGCATTTCAATTAAATTACCTTGCGGTGGCATTGGAAATCCTGAGCCCGGATCAAGCAAGGTCTCTTGGAGAATTCTGGCATCATGAGCACTACCCTCCCAGCCGACCCGAACAAAGACAAACCGCATATCATGATCGCAAGCAGCAAGTATATTCTGGGATAAGTCGCCATGCCGATTTCTGAACCTCTCTCTTACCTCTGCTCTGCACCAAGCGGATACGTGGGTCCCATCTAAAGCTCCCACACAATCCTATATAAGTGAAATAAGTTTGGCTATAAGTTTCACATGCTCGCAGAAACCTACATGAAAGTGCATGTCCAACTAAAAATGAGATACATACTCGGAACCACGGCATGAGCAAACCATTGTTCAAGATCCGAGGATGCGTGTCATCGACGTTTCTTGGCCTAACGAGATCACGACCTAGCCGAACCAAAGCTCGTAAGACACGACGAACGTGTCGATCAACCGTCTCCGTTGAGTGCTGGAACCGCTCGGCTAACACCCGGTGCCGCTCATCATGGCTCAGGCACATTAGGGTTAAAGCAACGGATTCATGTACCCCCACTCTTTGAGAAGGATATGCATGCCAGTAACCCCGATTAAGCAATAAATCGCACAACaaaaggaattgaggaacaTCCAAGCGCATATTCTAAATAATTCGGTCTTCATGTCCGTTAATAATCTCAAGCACATAATCTCTCCCTGACAGCGCGCTATCTCGTACTCTTCGTCTTCTTGGGACCTGCTGATGTGTATCCTGGAAAAAGAACATGAAACCCAATAATACGACGTACATAAGGATGTTGTCGAGCTCCTCATCATCTAGCTCGTCATCCAGTTGACCTCCTTGAATGTGCCCATCGTTGTCCATCTTCGCACAGCAACAACTGCAAAACTCTGAAATTGGCCAAGTGATTGAAGAACATTAAACCCTATTCTAGTAGTACACGTGTTATTATCAACCAAGAATAATAACCTCAATTGATACAAATTCCAAGAAATAATTATAAAGAAACAAACATCCAAGCATTATATATGTGTAATAACACGAAAACATAGGTTGATATCCTCAATATAATGCAAAAACTCCAAATAACTATGAATACTAAAAGAGGAAATAAGCACATAATTCCTCGTATGTTAACTCACAACCTCATTTAAAGGTTGATATCCATGTAAACCAATTGAGTCAATTGGTGAAATCCCCAACAAATTCTACTAAATAAGTTCAACCCATTATTATAAACACTCACAAATAAATAACTTAATAGCAATATCCtcaatatgaagaaaaaaatagaCAAAACCCTATGCCTAAAATAACCTGAAATATTCTTAATCATAGATTAAACAAAtgaaataattaaacaagttCAACCATTTATTACAAAGTGTCAAAAGTGCAATAAGTAAATCTCCTAACAagtttattttatatataagttCACTTAATAATTATAAACACTCACAGGCACATTTGGGGAATGCCAATAAtataatggaaaaaaaaaatgtcaactATCCTTGTACACAGGtgaaataattaaacaagttCAACCATTTCATATAAAGACTCACAAGTTGAATAAGTAAATATCGTACAGTGTGTAGCAAACAAGttcaaatattattttgaaAATAACTGAATAAGGAGTTTAAATTAGCAGACATTAACCTAGCTATCTGAGAAAATAACTGTGAGtaattaatactagaaaacACGAAAACCAAAAAATTTATATGGCAACTATGAGTACACAAAATATTAGCCATTGTACTTTTACGGGGCCACAATTGATATTTAGTGAACATCAGCCAATATTGCTATGCAAGCACAAGTAAATTATGTAAACATTCCCTGAATGGCACAAGGATAAAATGATAATAGGCCCCTGTGTGAATGTGATAACAGAAAAACCCAAAGAATAGATATTAAATGATGccaataaaattaatttaggAACATGGCTCCCTAATATATACGGCATTGCACTATTTCCTAACAACCAATACTGAGAAGCACTACTGCAACCAATATTGAGAAGCACACTCAAATTATTTAACACACGATGGTCCCTGAACATGCAGATGGTATTCAGAAATAACCTGAACCAGCTCCAAATGTTAAAAAATATACAAACAAAGATGACCATCAGCTCACAAAAAAATGTAGCGGCAACTCCTgtcatgaaaaatgaaaatcctTGCACCATTCCCAACAAATAATATATAGTAAACAATTCAACCAACATTTATAAACGCAACCAAATAAATCATCCGAAATTTTTGTAACCTCAACTTCAtctcacaagaaaaaaaaaacactaaattGGGTCCACGGTACAGTAAAGAAATGAATAACACAGGCCAATGTCAACTCCAAGTACATAAATCCAAACGAATAGATCAAATCCATTTAAGGCATGGGGAAAACTAAGACGAAGGCTGCTGCAATAGTTTTGGGCTGGATTGAACGACATGCTAAGGGGGGGGGGAGGAAGCCTCGATGTCTGACAAAGGCAAGGCGGTCCTCGTCGTCCGCGCATAAGAACCAAATGAGACGCTCATGCCGATTCCTTAGCAGGTCAGCCATTTGGAAGCGCACACTTCGGTCCAAATTCAGACTGCTCAAAGTGGCCAAAGCAGCCACCAGCTCCTCGTCTTCATCAACTGGAGCCTGTTTGCTCTTAGCAGGAGAAGAGACCGAACCGGAGATCCCAGAGCTCCCTTTACCGCTCAATCGTGTCTCGATGCTGTCTAAAACCCGGACGTATTTCTGGAATTGGGGGGAGGATGGCGCAAAGAATGACTCAGTTGACATGTCCCCCGATTTGCGCTTTCCTTTGCCCTTCTTAACCTTCTCTTTCCCTTTCCGGGTCACAGGAACGGCATCTCCTCCATCTGATGAATCGACATCCACAACCCCCTTGCCCCTACCTCTGCTCGCAGCGTGTTCCATTTCCAATTCATCGCCCGAATTGAGGGGCGATACTCCAAAGCCGGCGCTAAAATCCCCAGTAGCCCCCTGATTCATGAAGACTTCTTCAAGCAAATGGAAGACCAGACAACACCGGTTCCTAAATCTATTGTATCCCTGGTTGACctacaaaagaagaaaacaggTTTTAAAAATAAGCAAAAGCCCAATTAACAATTTAACACAACAGCTGTTAGGAACAAACAACTTTTACAACCTGTTAAGGCAAATTCCACAGCTGAACAATACATACAACTAATAATGGTCAAAAAACCTACCAAAATTCTATAAACCAAGcttataaaagaaaatatataacGATAACAGCGTATAAGCTAAAGGATAGGACTAAGTATTATACCTGAAGTAGATGACTCCATCGCTCATCATCCATCATGAAGGTGAAGTTGGTTGAGTCCCAGCCCATACCAGTGCCACGCTTCTTGAACGAAATGTAAAGCCTAGTTAAGTTCTGAAGCGCATAGTACTTCGACCGAATAGTATCGCGGGGGAATGAAACCCCGAAAGTCTCAGTGAGCATCCTAGTAATCTGAGGGACAACGTGGCTCCCGATGGTCTGTGATGATATTTCCCCATTCCTATGCATGTTCAGAAGCTGTTCAGCAATGGCAGTTTCCATCTTCGCCGTGAAATTGATACGTTCCTTAGGAACTTTTGGTTTGGGcatctttgttttctttaggaaagtcaaaaccagaaaacaggcTTAGGGTCGCCTTAAACGGGAAATTAGATACAATCTAAGCCAATATTGGGACAGTATCTACAGAAATTTTTCACCTAGTCAGTTTTAACTCACCTTGAAGTAGTTTGTTATACAAAGACGCAAATCGTTTTCTCCCATAGCCGAATATAAAGAACAACGGATAGCACCCCTAGTCGTTTGCAAAGCTGTAAATAAGGATGTTAAAAAGCCGAGCATTACAGCTGTTTCTGATCAGAATTTTTAATAATTAATTGTCACAATAGTTGGGCCTTACCCTTCGAAGCACTCCGAGTCACAGGGGGCATCACAATCCTAAAAATATGTACAACGTACTTTTTAAAATGCTATTACCAGGCTTTACGCATAAAATGTTCACAAAATATCATCCATTTTAATGTACCAAGCAAataaaacagttccaaaatagAAAGTGAAATTCAGGTCAGGTTATCATATTATGGGACAAAACTCTCACAGGTCCAAAACAGTTTCACATAAGAACTACAGCCAAGTTTCGAATAAGGCCAGCTTATGTTGCATTCAAAATCAAATGAGTCACAGCTAAAAGGTCCTCAATTTGCAACCGCTGCGTAGGACTAATTAAAATTTCGCGAGCCCACCcaataaaacttcactaattaaGAAAGGCAGCTCAAGTACAACAACAACAGCAATAAGTAAATAATCGATATTCCACCAGCTTGGCCCAGCATATCACAGGGGCCATATAATTTCAGTAATCCAATTGcaataactcaagaaaaatagCAGTGGTGCTTAATATGTAAATCTCCCAACTGATCAAATTTCTTACACAAAATTAAAGTGTAGGAACAAATACCCTATTCACAGATAACAGGCATTAATATACGGATCAATTTAAGCTAACAGCTCACAAACTTATCAACTATCTAATACTTAGAAAATTAGGTTGATATTCATTTAGTTAACACGATGCATATATACCATGAGTTGCTGCTAAAATATCTCCTATGCGCACTAGAAATGGGCAAGTGCAGACAAGCTAAATATTTGTTTCTGGGATACGTGGGTATACGTCCCCTGTGTCCTGACTAATTGGGCCATTCTCAAAAAGTATATGCGGGGAAGAGAattgaaagcaaataaatggtGAAGATGCCAGTGTGAATTGCAAAAATCAGTTCCAAACCGGAACTGAAGAAAATTACTACCAAAATTACCGTAGATTTGGGGAGATTAAACGAAGCCGGTTTCAAAATAGTTATTCCATTCTGTCTCTACCATATACTATCACAACAATGGTAGTTCAGAGCCCCCAAAACATGCCGGTTTCAAAATTGATTTAAGTACTGTAGCCCTATTAAGTGAACAGTTCAATTTAATTAGGGCCCAAAATAGTGAACAGGTCAACCAACCTCAACGGCGCAACAACTGAGCAGCGGCGGAAACTTCACTCTCCTTCGCTGAGCAAGTAGAATCGCGATCGAAACGCCAAATCCAAGCTGATGGCCAAGCACTGATTACGCTAGTTCGGTACTTCTGATAGAAGTTCCTGTCGCTTCTCGTTCCTTTTTCTGTGTTGCGGATACTCAGCTCCTTGGTCACTGGTTTGCAAAAACAGCCTTCGATAAGCTGCAAATGGTCTTGGACAATCTAGGTTCCAACTTGTTCTAGCTGCGCGCCACCAAACATCCACGGATTAGAAGCATATGAGCTCTTAACTGGAGGTGATTTGTGTCCGAATGCGGTCCTCGGTTGTTGCTGTAGTGAAGAGGAAAGTGAAGAAGGGAAAGTTGTAGGTGAGGTGATATCCGGAACGGGACTTGTTTTAACATTTTGGGCTGCTAAACGGTACCGTATGGATTGAGGGGAACTGTAGCATTTTAAATACAACCTGTTGACCATCGTTTGTATATTGActacaaaaactgtttttggtaAAAACAGTGGAACCAAACGCAGCCATTATattcatacaatatatcaaaaacaatttcaaatatacaaaaataaaaaataaaaaataaaatctacacTATTTTCTTCTTTCATCTATCACCATCACTCACCACCACCCTTACCTATCAGCACCACCATccccttctttttcctctttcctctcccttccccttcccctcccCTTTTCTGCCACACCTCCCTCCCTTCCCCTTCCTATGATCTAACCATGATGTCATGACCAGAGGCATCGATCTAGCCTTGGGCAAATCAGGGAGGGGTGAGGTGTGGCAGGGTGAGGAAGAGAAAGGGGAAGGAAGGAGGGAAGGAAAGAAAGGGATGGGGAAAATGGGAGGAGAAAAGAGATggaggaggaagaaagagagggaggagggagaaggaggaagaaagagagagaagacAAGGGAGGGGATGGTGGCGGTGGTGCGTTaaaaaataatacaaaaatttttaaactttaaaaatacCCCCAAAATATATGCCAAAAAATCTCCAAAAACTTCACAAAAAACATTCACAATAAAAAGCttttcatatacactgttacagtaaaatatttcaaaaacacctcaaaaaatagctaatccaaatgAAGTCCACATTATCAACTATTTGTCTCCCAGGAACGAAAACAGCTTGAGCAATACCATTGAAATCATTCAAAATAGGTTTCATTCTATtaacaagtactttggaaacaaTTTTATAAACAACATTGCCCAAGCTGATTGGTCTAAAACAAGAAAGATTCAATGAGGTATCAATTTTAGGAATTAGTGTGACTAGAGTTTCATTTAGAGCTTTGTTAAGATAGCCCATATGAAAGAAGTCATGAATAGTCTCCACTAGGTCCTTTTTAATGATACCCTAGAATCTTTGAAAGAATAATGGAGACAAACCATCCATCCGGTTCGGGAGCTTTATCAGGGTGCATGGAAAATAAAGCCAATTTGATCTCTTTCTCTGTAACTGATCTAGTGAGCTGGACGTTCGTCTGTCTCTTTCAAAAAAGACCACCGGTTAACTAGGGATGGCGGGGGGCGGGGTTGGGgtcccccgccccccgcccTGTTGCCTATTAGTTTCCCCCCGTCCCCCGTTTCCTgctccccccgccccgccccgccttgcccgcttcccccgcggggtacccacggggttaataaaattttattataattaaattttaataaataatcaagtactaaaatatcaacacatcaccaaattattattcattgtaattttacaattgaaactcataaaaacaatcaaacagaagttatttgaatacaatccaatatgatgaaataaatataactaaaatagttaagttttcacttttagtacaaatgcaatcactaattctttattgtgtttgtgctttttttttagaaaaaagtgttattctattaagtgtaattagaaatttagtataaatgtattagtaaatttagtataactaattaataaattctattagtagacatgcataattattcatataattgataatatcaattatattacataaactaatatacattatataatacatctaactaataatatcattatcataagtttataactaattaacttacatattatatatatttatatatatatatatatatatttttttttgttttgcgggtggcggggcgggggatggggcgggggtatactcccctgccccccgccccgtttctaagcggggggaaatAATTCCCCCCcaccccccgccccaacccccgccccgagAGGCCCGGccacccgcccccatt encodes:
- the LOC113770524 gene encoding protein ALP1-like, producing the protein MRLDVPQFLLLCDLLLNRGYWHAYPSQRVGVHESVALTLMCLSHDERHRVLAERFQHSTETVDRHVRRVLRALVRLGRDLVRPRNVDDTHPRILNNGLLMPWFRDCVGALDGTHVSAWCRAEVRERFRNRHGDLSQNILAACDHDMRFVFVRVGWEGSAHDARILQETLLDPGSGFPMPPQGKYYAVDAAYRNMPGFMAPFRGARGTPHERAAKALFNRRHASVRNIIERTFGVLKKRFPILKGPMQNYLIATQNNIVLACCALHNFMRDYVPNDEYFNEEAINGAFADAHIAGEQVQMGQPIDMSQQGIDNWNEDRRAMAAHMYVNANN